The following is a genomic window from Micropterus dolomieu isolate WLL.071019.BEF.003 ecotype Adirondacks linkage group LG04, ASM2129224v1, whole genome shotgun sequence.
gTTGTTAGTTGGCTTCCTAATCCATTTAATTCCACTTATAATATAATGGTGAAGCTTAGCTGTTGAATAGCTTTAAATGTCTGGATTTTCCTCTGTCTTTGTACATAGGCAGAACTGAATGAGGTGTTAGAGGATGATGACGAACAAACTCCTGCTCCCACCCCTCCTGCCGTCACGCAAACTGCTCCCAAAGTGAGCGTCACATCCCGCTCTACTCCTCATGCTGCTCCCAGTGGTGCAACTGGGATGGAGTCCTGCTTATTGGAGCGCATCGATATGTACAAGACAGCCATTTCCAATGCCAAGGCTGTGGGGGAGACCAGCAAAGTTCGAAGATATGACCGTGGGTTAAAGGTAAAatggagagaagaaaaagaggaaacatcTCGTATGACCTCCAAAACAAATTGATTCTCATACTGTGCCTTCATTCAAATCTTTTGAATTGTGATTTGAAGTTTGTCTTTAGTTAGTCTGTAATGTTGAAAACAAAAGTTTATGATTTTTCCCTTCAACCTTAGACAATGCAGTCCATGTTGGCATCTGTCAGGAAAGGAAAACCCGTCAATGAGGAGGAGATCCCACCTCCTGTTGCTCTTGGGGGAAAGCCCAACGCCACAGCCGAGTCCGAGCCTATCAAGGAACGAGAGCTGGCAGAGCCCACGCTGATTCCTTCTCCCACAAATCAAAAACCTCTAAGGGAGGCTGCGCCAACAGCTCCTAATACGAAGCTGCACCTTCTGACCCCGCCCCAAAAGCCTGCTGCTGCCATCACCCCAGGAACACCTGCCATATCACCCCTCACCCCCAGCCAGCCTGACGCACAGCACTCCGGTAAACACACACTAACGTCCATAGAGTACTCTGTGGTCGTCTCTCTAACTCACCACTTCTACTCTGTCCTGTGTACTGGATGTATAAGAGTAAAGATGTGCTGCAATTCTTCCACACACAATTCATCGACTCATTCTTCCAGTCGTAAATGTCATTAGATTAGCACAGCCACTCAAGGGGATTCAATGATTATTGGTCGTCTTATTTATTTCAATTGGACAAAactgctgaaatgattagttgattgatGGATTAGTAGATTGATGATTTATGTAATCCTAATGTCAAACTTAATATCTTTGTTTCTACTAGTAAATAGTCTGTTGATGTGTCCATCCAGCACGTTTTAGCTCTGGGCTTTCTCTTCTCACAGTAAATATAgtgtatatttactgtatgttgatGCTGTTCAAGGGTTACTTACTTTTCTTCATTAACCGCTCATCAGATCATTTTAAGACTTTGCTTTTCGCTTTGGTAATTAGCGGTGGggaaatgtattttacattaaatgatcAAATGTATTCATTACATAACTAAATCAAATCAAGAAAAACCTACTACTTAATCAGTATTCCTCATTTGTTGCTTCTCACAGACGCAGTCGCTCACAAATGCCCCCAGAATGTCACTGTCATCCTCCTGAACTTTTAAACCAACTtctttttacacaaacacacatgtatgcCTTCCTTCCATTCAGAGCTGAAACAGGCAGTGTTGTCCAGACAGAGGGAGTATAAGATGGCCGCCATAAATGCAAAACAGAGGGGTGACGTTGACAAGGCCAAACAGCACTACCTCGTGTCCAAGGTGACAGAACCAATGTCAATGTTTATCTAAGTAAATCTATATGTGTGCGTAAGTTTAGAAAAATCAACCCTAATAGAGTTGACCTGTCTTCATTGCAGAAACTGGACTTGCTGGTGGAGGCCCTGGACAGAGATGAACCAGTAGACCTGAGCTCACTACCTCCCCCTCCTGGTCAGTGTAACCACTTTTAAAGAATTACTTTACCGAAAGGTTTGAACTTTTGTCTCAATTACTTACTCGGATTTCTTCACAGAAAAGTTTTTAGTCTGATTTCTTCACGGAGAATGGAGCTCCCAACAGTGGTGTCAGTTTTCTTATACAATAAGTTTGATTaaagaccaaaaaaacaaacattttgcttCATTTCAAAGAAGACATTAAAGTCCTTAAATGCTATCAAGCTACTCTGTCACAATGTAATCCTGTTTTTGGGTCTCCAGTTGTATGCATCACTCAAATTCACATTAATCACGAAAATGATATTCTTTCATTCTCCTTATTTTCCCTTCAGTGTAGTCGCTTCTTGCTGATCATCTTTAACCCTTTTATGTGCTGCACTACTCGTTTACCTTTTTGATACTGTTGACCACTGAATTTTActaaacaaatgacattttctTGGTTTGGAAGTTTATGCTCAACCTGGTTTCATGCATATGCTGATCTGTACTGATAGTCTCACATCAACCTCCATTTGaatatttgaatttgaataataataagtgCGTACCGAGTGCTGATGagatgaaatatgttttattctccgaaattaagaagaagaagcagaaaagtactgaaatttaaattgaattgaaatctgaatttatttatttttagaactGGATATCAACCACGTGTGTGCTTGACTATAGATATATCTTGTATTCTCATGTTACTCATTCCACCTTTAAAACTGCTATATGCTCTTGTGTTTTATTACAGGAAATAAGTATCACACTCATCATTATGTTCTAATTGAGAAAGTGGGCTGGCCCAtattaacaacaaaaacagaactacCACATTACCACACAATCAGTTCTGTTGAGAAATACACCTGGCTAACTCTCCCAGTGGATGAATGAACTCCCAGTGGATgaatttaaacttttaattACCTGTTAcctgatttaaataaatgttgttataataataataatatatctaCTTCTCCACCGATATCTAATCATCTGCAGGAGACATAGTAGCAGAACACTGtgcaccacctcctcctcagtCTTCCTGTAAACCTGCTGGCCCTGCTGCTCCAGCACCCGCCCAGTTGGCCACTGCCGGTAATGCCCCAATCCTTCCTACTAATtggagtaaaataaatgttgagagtaaataaaaatgttcagtgcacattgaattgaattaaaagtattaaagtttgtgtgggtgtctgtgtgtgccctGCAAAGATCTGCCTGCTCCCAGCAGTTTGGCAGAAGCCCTGCAGCAGAGGATGGACATATACAagtcagcagcagagggagccaAGAGCAAAGGGGACGATCGAAAGGCTCGCATGCACGAACGGATTATCAAGGTACACAGCATGCACTTTTATTGTTAGGACTATTTTCAAagccattttttaaatatgtttaatgcATACttgcagctgaaacaaaattaaataaggCATCAGATATTCTCAAAGATACAGTTATTTGTGATGCACCTTGCATTCTtggctctgtgctgctgtttggtGTTCTCATTTCCCTGAATAACTGGTGTGTGACTCACTTTATTTTGACTGGAAATACCCTCTGTTGCTTTGACTGTACCACTATTGCTTATTTTACCTACCAAAATAACCTGCTATAAGGTCTGCCTTATTCTCTGGGGATTCTTGAACGACATTgtgcaaaagaaacaaaacaggagACCTCTAAATTAA
Proteins encoded in this region:
- the LOC123969573 gene encoding coiled-coil and C2 domain-containing protein 1A-like gives rise to the protein MSRGRNPPPRGQGAARAKQMGLLLDLSPDGGMNDEGNDEDLEAELLNLVGGGGAGGRSQGKKGDGRAPVAMAEIERMAALCMKDLDDDEELGDEDLDDDDLLAELNEVLEDDDEQTPAPTPPAVTQTAPKVSVTSRSTPHAAPSGATGMESCLLERIDMYKTAISNAKAVGETSKVRRYDRGLKTMQSMLASVRKGKPVNEEEIPPPVALGGKPNATAESEPIKERELAEPTLIPSPTNQKPLREAAPTAPNTKLHLLTPPQKPAAAITPGTPAISPLTPSQPDAQHSELKQAVLSRQREYKMAAINAKQRGDVDKAKQHYLVSKKLDLLVEALDRDEPVDLSSLPPPPEKFLV